In Archocentrus centrarchus isolate MPI-CPG fArcCen1 chromosome 21, fArcCen1, whole genome shotgun sequence, the following are encoded in one genomic region:
- the itgav gene encoding integrin alpha-V, with the protein MAVGRTAVGLLVLVCLHFKRSGSFNLDMDQPLVYSGPEGSYFGFSVDFFKPLDNQKSDVLIGAPRANVSSDSIVERGAVYSCPWRRSAPCQQLPFDNKDDRRNSEGAQMEFKSKQWFGASVRSDGEHILACAPLYQWSTFGVSEREPVGTCYLKKGNMVVEYSPCRTDKNSPEGQGFCQAGFSADFLKKNNRVVVGGPGSFYWQGQLISDDIAEIFARIPNNFITRYGGTISTKSASAQYDDSYLGYSVTVGDFNTDGTEDYVTGVPRGEKALGYVNIFNGLNMQSMINFTGSQMAAYFGHSVAAFDVNNDGMVDLFVGAPLFMDRGSDGKLREVGQVSVYLGQGGFSFQPVQMLTGSEVYARYGSAIAALGDLNMDGYNDVAISAPYGGHDHKGLVYIYNGSPAGPNPSPSQVLQGKWASNYMPASFGYSMTGNTDIDQNGYPDLIVGVFGADKAVLYRARPVISVNSTLDITPQTINPEDKTCTLSGTGTQVSCFKVKYCLTASGPRAPASLTFRVDLMLDRLKQDAAKRVFFLFSQTFKYSKNMTVSNGKAPACEEQQVYLRDDREFRDKITPISVVMEYNMDYQQAADKTGLLPIVDTSSPSNSTKQAHILLDCGTDNICKPDLKLSVKSDRDQIYIGDDNALTLEITAENQGEGAYEAELHVYPPQQADFTGVVRSQTLSRLSCAYKKENQTKIVVCDLGNPMKGGTKVVAELRFSVHQLSEEDTSVKFDLQIVSSNQFDNTSPKISSITKLAVLAKVSIRGSSSPGQVFIPIANWNPREPPVVGDDIGPQIVHVYELLNNGPSTFSKAAVEVKWPYQFRNGSLLYITSYETEGPINCTTDMEINPLNVSNPVTSQTNSTVPPRGRESEGRNQNSVRQKRDLESRDAENDLQTLDCSTAKCLTLKCQVGRLERRKNAILFIYSRLAVNNFLRPENQNRSYVVQSTASFSVIEMPYKNLELELPSNSTTVSVSVVWVAEPPPPVPGWVVALAVLAGLLLLALLIFIMYKLGFFKRVRPPQEDCTEKEQLQPEENGNTDA; encoded by the exons atgacAGGAGGAATAGTGAAGGAGCTCAGATGGAGTTCAAATCCAAGCAGTGGTTCGGTGCCTCAGTACGATCTGACGGAGAACACATTCTG GCCTGTGCTCCTCTTTACCAGTGGTCAACCTTTGGTGTCTCTGAGCGTGAGCCTGTGGGAACTTGTTACCTGAAGAAAGGAAACATGGTGGTTGAGTACTCACCCTGCAGAACAG ATAAAAACTCACCAGAAGGCCAGGGATTCTGCCAGGCTGGCTTCAGTGCTGATTTCCTTAAG AAGAACAACAGAGTGGTGGTGGGAGGACCTGGAAGCTTCTACTGGCAGG GCCAGCTGATTTCTGATGACATCGCAGAGATTTTTGCTCGCATCCCTAATAACTTCATCACCCGTTACGGAGGCACGATCTCCACCAAGTCAGCCAGCGCCCAGTATGATGACAGTTATCTCG GATACTCTGTGACAGTTGGAGACTTCAACACTGATGGAACGGAAG ATTACGTGACTGGAGTACCAAGGGGAGAGAAGGCACTGGGTTAC GTGAACATCTTTAATGGCCTCAACATGCAGTCCATGATCAACTTCACAGGGTCACAG ATGGCTGCCTACTTTGGACATTCAGTGGCTGCATTTGATGTCAATAATGATGG AATGGTGGATCTTTTTGTTGGAGCTCCTCTCTTCATGGACAGAGGATCAGATGGGAAACTGAGGGAGGTGGGACAG GTGTCTGTGTATCTTGGTCAAGGTGGATTTTCCTTCCAGCCAGTTCAGATGCTCACAGGGTCAGAGGTTTATGCCAGATACGGCTCTGCCATTGCAGCGCTAGGAGACCTGAACATGGATGGCTACAACG ATGTTGCCATCTCTGCTCCTTATGGAGGCCATGACCATAAAGGCTTGGTGTACATCTATAATGGCAGCCCTGCGGGGCCCAACCCATCACCATCCCAG GTCCTGCAGGGCAAATGGGCATCCAATTACATGCCAGCTAGCTTTGGATACTCCATGACTGGAAATACTGACATAGACCAGAATGGATATCCAG ATTTAATAGTTGGAGTGTTTGGAGCAGACAAAGCTGTTTTATACAG agcCCGTCCAGTGATTAGTGTAAACTCCACATTAGACATCACACCCCAGACCATCAACCCCGAGGACAAGACCTGCACACTCTCTGGGACTGGCACACAGGTGTCATG TTTTAAGGTGAAGTACTGTCTGACGGCCAGTGGCCCCAGGGCTCCAGCCTCTCTCA CATTCCGTGTGGACCTCATGTTGGACCGCCTGAAGCAGGATGCAGCTAAGCGTGTCTTCTTCCTGTTCAGCCAAACCTTTAAGTACTCCAAGAACATGACCGTGTCTAACGGCAAAGCCCCCGCCTGTGAGGAGCAGCAAGTCTACCTGAGG gatgatcgcGAGTTTCGGGATAAGATCACTCCCATCTCAGTGGTGATGGAGTACAACATGGACTATCAGCAGGCTGCAGACAAAACAGGACTGCTGCCAATTGTTGACACATCATCTCCATCAAACAGCACCAAGCAG GCTCACATCCTGTTGGACTGTGGGACtgacaacatctgcaaacctgACCTCAAGCTGTCAGTTAAGAG CGATCGTGACCAGATCTACATCGGCGACGATAACGCTCTGACCCTGGAGATCACTGCTGAGAATCAGGGCGAGGGAGCCTACGAGGCCGAACTCCACGTCTACCCTCCACAACAGGCCGACTTCACCGGCGTCGTCCGCAGTCAG aCGCTCTCTCGGCTGTCCTGTGCTTACAAAAAGGAGAATCAGACTAAGATTGTGGTGTGTGACCTGGGAAACCCCATGAAGGGAGGAACAAAG GTGGTAGCTGAGTTGAGGTTCAGCGTGCACCAGCTATCAGAGGAGGACACATCTGTCAAGTTTGACCTGCAGATAGTCAG ctctaaCCAGTTTGACAACACCAGCCCCAAAATCTCCAGCATCACCAAACTGGCTGTCCTCGCTAAAGTGTCCATCAGAGG CTCGTCATCTCCTGGTCAGGTGTTTATTCCTATCGCCAACTGGAACCCAAGAGAGCCTCCTGTGGTCGGAGACGACATCGGACCGCAAATAGTACACGTCTACGAG CTCCTGAACAACGGTCCCAGTACATTCAGTAAGGCAGCAGTGGAGGTCAAGTGGCCGTATCAATTTAGGAACGGCTCTCTGCTCTACATCACCAGCTACGAGACCGAGGGACCCATCAACTGTACCACTGACATGGAGATAAACCCGCTCAATGTCTCC aaCCCGGTGACCTCCCAGACCAACAGCACCGTTCCACCCAGAGGACGAGAGTCGGAGGGACGGAACCAAAACAGTGTTCGGCAGAAGAGAGATCTGGAGTCCAGAGATGCAGAGAACGACCTGCAGACACTG gactgCTCCACGGCTAAGTGTCTGACGCTGAAATGTCAAGTCGGTCGTCTAGAAAGGAGGAAGAACGCCATCCTCTTCATCTACTCCAGACTGGCTGTCAACAACTTCCTCAGG CCTGAGAATCAGAATCGATCATACGTGGTTCAATCAACGGCTTCCTTCAGTGTCATCGAGATGCCCTACAAGAATCTGGAGTTGGAGCTACCATCCAATAGCACCACT GTGAGTGTATCAGTGGTTTGGGTGGCTGAGCCTCCTCCACCGGTACCAGGCTGGGTGGTGGCTCTGGCTGTACTGGCaggactgctgctgctggcgcTGCTCATCTTCATCATGTACAAG CTGGGTTTCTTTAAGAGAGTCCGCCCCCCACAGGAGGACTGCACTGAAAAGGAGCAGCTGCAGCCGGAGGAGAACGGAAACACTGATGCTTAG